In the genome of Populus alba chromosome 11, ASM523922v2, whole genome shotgun sequence, one region contains:
- the LOC118047525 gene encoding tRNA (guanine(37)-N(1))-methyltransferase 1 — protein MVKARDPLKTFLYPLNFTTWNTTHPALNSTSIVKTMLTRLFLRPNSVILSPTHFFLFPKLSLTKPTIASNALPYGPSLRKGKTSLNCPQQKQRRRQQQQEYQSLSGPKPLYQCKEDQEGEKEEEPDDVNVINEDDFTRVFDIAALRVPAKDCFSLESRIRGHLLNWPRIRNIARVPGDEMEESMVSLLGEKGSEDEENFDAFNRRIYGKAEGDGEELSPVLFREKLANEFNSRGFIKFRNLAKISRPKRKKKKKMGGKGEEGEENERERRDGFSVVEVVEEEEGGDWKGLLGDEFKGRGKWMGSTRLLLLDERYAEKGVDELPQAIKAVAQEAMRGNSTSTFNLVRCKLTLFYDYWQMNEILEALLPRDMIIPSAFETVGHIAHLNLRDEHLPYKKLIAKVVLDKNKPKIQTVVNKIDAIHNDYRTMQLEVLAGNHSLVTMVVENGLRFHVDLAAVYWNSRLASERQRLLNGFTHNDVLCDVFAGVGPIALSAAKIVKHVYANDLNPCAVQYMEKNSVLNKLERHIEIFNMDGRRFIDAMYASRKAQSITQVVMNLPNDAVEYLDAFRGICKDKPKDKEYALPMIHVYGFSKARDPEFDFHERIRIALQEVAVNVEMRRVRQVAPGKWMLCASFRLPISVAYAHTMSRMQAHQVKSF, from the exons atggttaaagCCAGAGACCCACTAAAAACCTTTCTCTATCCCCTCAATTTTACCACTTGGAACACCACTCATCCTGCTCTCAACAGCACATCCATTGTAAAAACAATGCTCACCAGACTCTTTCTCAGACCCAACTCAGTCATCCTCTCTCCAACTCACTTCTTTCTCTTCCCCAAACTCTCTCTTACAAAACCCACCATAGCCTCTAATGCCCTCCCATATGGACCCTCCCTTCGAAAGGGTAAAACCTCACTTAACTGCCCTCAACAGAAACAGCGGCGGcggcaacaacaacaagaatatCAATCTCTTTCTGGCCCAAAACCCCTTTATCAATGCAAAGAAGACCAGGAAggtgaaaaagaagaggaaccTGATGATGTTAATGTGATAAACGAGGATGACTTCACTCGGGTTTTTGATATAGCTGCACTTAGAGTTCCTGCAAAGGACTGTTTTTCTCTGGAGAGCAGAATTCGTGGCCATTTATTGAATTGGCCGCGGATTCGAAACATTGCCAGAGTACCTGGAGATGAAATGGAAGAAAGTATGGTTTCTTTGTTGGGAGAGAAAGGAAGTGAAGATGAAGAGAATTTTGATGCTTTTAATAGAAGGATTTATGGGAAAGCAGAAGGAGATGGTGAAGAACTAAGTCCTGTTTTGTTTAGGGAAAAATTGGCGAACGAGTTTAATTCAAGGGGGTTTATAAAGTTTAGGAATTTGGCAAAGATTTCGAGGccgaagaggaagaagaagaagaagatgggagGAAAAGGAGAAGAGGGGGAGGAAAATGAGAGGGAAAGGAGGGATGGATTTTCTGTCGTGGAGGTTGTGGAAGAGGAGGAAGGAGGGGATTGGAAGGGCTTGTTGGGGGATGAATTCAAGGGGAGGGGGAAATGGATGGGGTCGACGAGGTTGTTGCTTTTGGACGAGAGGTATGCGGAGAAGGGAGTGGATGAGTTGCCCCAAGCTATCAAG GCTGTGGCACAAGAAGCTATGAGAGGGAACTCAACTTCTACCTTTAATCTTGTTAGATGCAAGCTGACTTTGTTTTATGATTACTGGCAGATGAATGAG ATCTTGGAGGCCTTACTGCCACGGGATATGATAATTCCATCAGCTTTTGAAACAGTTGGACATATTGCACATCTGAACCTGAGAGATGAACATCTGCCATACAAGAAGCTTATAGCGAAG GTAGTGCTGGATAAAAATAAGCCAAAGATACAAACAGTTGTAAATAAGATTGATGCCATACATAATGACTACAGAACAATGCAGCTTGAAGTTTTAGCAGGAAATCACTCCCTTGTTACCATGGTAGTCGAGAATGGATTACGGTTCCATGTTGATTTAGCAGCAGT CTATTGGAATTCCAGGCTTGCTAGTGAAAGGCAAAGACTTCTGAATGGCTTTACGCACAATGATGTCCTTt GTGATGTTTTTGCTGgagttgggccaatagctctaTCTGCTGCAAAGATAGTGAAACATGTATACGCCAATGATTTGAACCCCTGCGCAGTTCAATATATGGAGAAAAATAGTGTTCTCAACAAGCTTGAGAGGCATATTGAG ATCTTTAACATGGATGGAAGAAGGTTCATTGATGCTATGTATGCCAGTCGGAAAGCTCAGTCCATCACACAGGTGGTCATGAACTTGCCAAACGATGCAGTGGAGTATCTAG ATGCATTCAGGGGGATATGCAAGGATAAACCCAAAGATAAAGAATATGCCTTGCCAATGATCCATGTTTATGGATTCTCCAAAGCTCGTGATCCAGAATTTGATTTCCACGAG CGGATAAGGATTGCACTGCAAGAGGTGGCAGTTAATGTAGAAATGCGTAGGGTACGGCAAGTTGCGCCTGGAAAATGGATGCTGTGTGCATCATTTAGGCTTCCTATAAGTGTAGCATATGCGCATACTATGTCAAGGATGCAAGCGCATCAAGTTaaatccttttag